The genomic stretch AGCGAGCGGCAACTCCACCGGCATCGCACCCGCGCCGGGTATCGCATCGGCGACGGCAAGACCGTCGATCTGCTGCGCTACACCGCGTGGCTGGTGATCGAGCGGCACGCGCGCCTGGCCGGTGAAGACGCCGCCGCGGATGATGCGTTTGACGAGAATGCCGACGCCGCGCGCACCCGCCACCTGCCCGAGTCCTTCACCGGCCGGGACATCGACGCCCTGCCCGAGATCGTCAATCCCGGCCGCAAGGAGGCCTGCCGCCGCAACTTCCGCCTGTTCTGCGAGACCTACTTCCCGCAGACCTTCCACCTGGCGTGGTCGCCGGATCACCTCAAGGTCATCGCCCGCATCGAACAGGCGGTTCTCGAGGGCGGCCTCTTCGCGATGGCCATGCCGCGCGGCAGCGGCAAGACCAGCCTCTGCGAGATCGCCTGTCTCTGGGCGCTCCTGTATGGTCACCGCGAGTTCGTCTCCCTCATCGGATCCGATGAAGAGCACGCCGGCCAGATGCTCGAATCCATCAAGGCCGAACTGGAGAACAGCGAAGCGCTCCTGCACGACTTCCCCGAGGCGTGCTTCCCCATCCACTGCCTCGACGGCATCCACCAGCGCGCCGCCGGCCAACTCTTCGAAGGCAGCCAGACCCACATCGGCTGGACGGCGCACGAGATCGTCCTGCCGACGGTGCCAGGCTCGCTGCCCTCGGGCGGCATCATCCGCGTTGCCGGGATCACCGGCCGCATCCGCGGCATGAAGTACAAGCGGCCCGATGGCCGCAGCGTCCGCCCCTCGCTCGTGCTCATCGACGATCCGCAGACGGACGAATCGGCGCGGTCGCCCTCGCAATGCGCCACGCGCGAGCGCATCCTCGCCGGCGCCATCCTCGGCCTGGCCGGCCCGGGCAAGAAGATCGCCGGTCTGATGACACTCACCGTGGTGCGACCGGACGATCTGGCCGACCGCCTGCTCGATCGCGACAAGCACCCGCAGTGGCAGGGGCAGCGCACGAAGATGGTGTACTCCTTCCCGACCCGCGAGCAGTTGTGGGCGGAGTACGCGCGACTGCGGGCCGAGGGGCTGCGCGCCGACGAGGGAATCACCCGCGCGACGACTTTCTACGGCGAACATCGCGACGAGATGGATGAGGGGGCCGAGGTCGCGTGGCCGGACCGCTTCAATCACGATGAACTCAGCGCGATTCAGCACGCGATGAATCTGCGGCTCCAGGATGAGGCCGCATTCTGGGCCGAGTACCAGAACGAACCGCTCCCCGAGAGCACCGCGCTCGACGAGGACCTGCTCACCGCAGAACAGATCGGCGCCAAGTTGAGCGGCCACGAGCGCGGCGAGGTGCCCATCGGCTCCTCGCTGCTGACCATGTTCATCGACGTGCAGGCCAAGGCGCTCTTCTGGCTCATTGTTGCTTGGGAGGAGGATTTCACGGGCAATGTGATCGACTACGGCACCGAACCGGACCAGAAGGACCCCCACACGTACTTCACCCTCCGCGACATCCGCCGCACTCTCGCGGCCGCTTCACCACACGCCGGTCTCGAAGGGGCGGTCTACGCCGGCCTTGAGCGACTGACCGACTCCATGGTCGGCCGCGAATGGAAACGCGACGACGGCGCGATGGTGCGCATCGACCGGTGCCTGATTGACGCGAACTGGGGCCAGTCGTCGGATGTCGTCTACCAGTTCTGCCGCCAGAGCCGCCATGCGAACCTGATCATGCCCAGCCACGGCCGGTACGTCGGCGCTTCGAGCATCCCCTTCAGCGAGTACAAACGCAAGCGCGGCGACCGCGTCGGCCTGAACTGGCGCATCCCCGTCATCACCGGCAAGCGCGCCGTGCGCCACGTCGTGTTCGACACGAACTACTGGAAGTCGTTCGTGCAGGCGCGCCTGGCCGTGCCGATGGGCGATCCCGGGTGCCTGGCGCTGTTCGGGCGCACGGGCGGCGCGTCGAACCGCACGGCGACCAATCATCAACTCCTCGCCGAGCACCTGACCAGCGAGTACCGCGTGAAAACGCAGGGCCGCGGCCGGACCGTCGATGAGTGGAAACTCCGCGTGGATGGCTTGGACAATCACTGGCTCGACTGCCTCGTGGGCTGCGCCGTCGCCGCGTCGATGCAGGGCGCTGTGCTGTATGGCACGGATGTGCAGCCGGCCCCGCGCCGACGCATTCGCCTCTCCGACCTCCAGGGAGGACGGCGGCGATGAGTGAAGCGACCACGAGATCGAAGCGAGAACCCGAGCCGCGTGGGATTCTGTGTCCGAGGTGCGGCTGCGGGCATTTCGAAGTCGTCTACACCCGGCGGATTCCGGGTGGTGCGATTCGCAGGCGGCGGGAGTGCCGGTACTGCGGGCGAAGGGTGACGACCGTTGAGCGGCTCCAGTGTACCTAGACTCCCTTGGCGGAGACGTGCCCATGAAGCCGATAGAATCGCGAGTCGTGCAACGCAAACCGCCTCCCAGCTTCGAAGTACGTCTTGTCGGCGCTAACCTGCGGCCGTGGTCTGTGCCGATGCGCGCGCTCAGCAGGACTCTTCAGGCGGTCCAGCGACTCATCGATGGCGATCAGCCTGAGGCTGCAGGGGAGGGAGAGGCGCCGCAAGGATCCGATCAGCCACCAGGTTCACTACACTTGCTATCTGTGACATCGGGGTCCGCGAAGTATGGCGTCGCAGCGGATGATTCAGATGTGGCGATTACAGCGCTACGTCTTGCCGGAGGCGCAATTGATGCACCCGGGACCGCCGACTGGACTCAGACTCTGCTCTCAGCAATCGAGGACCTTAGTGGTGTAGCCAGGACTCTTGGTTGTGTCATTGAGTTTCGCCACCCTGGTAAGTCCGGCACAGTGTTGGCAACGATCGGGCCGGAGACTTTTCAGGCTGTCTCATCGACGGCATTCGTGACGGGTGAGTCCTCGGTGATCGGAAAGGTCGAGCGAGTTGGAGGCGCCACGGAGATGCATTGCGGCCTGCGCGTCCCGTCGCAGCCTGATCGGATGGTGATTTGCCGTGTCGACAACGCCGACCTTGTTCGAGAGCTTGGAAAATTCGTGTATCAATCCGTGATTGTGAGCGGCCCGGTCACGTGGCTTCGCGCGGGATGGCGCATCCGCCATGTTCACGTCAGATCGGTTTCTCCAGCGAAGCGAGCTTCCGTTCAGGAAACCCTCGCGGAGATGCGGCGTATCGGGGGAAGCGACTGGGCGCGGATTGATGATCCCGATCAGTTCATCATGGAGATGCGCAACCGTTGACGAAGCCGCCACCCATCGTTGCCGTAGACTCGATGATTCTGGCGTGGTCGCTACGCGAAGACGGAAGCGAGGATCAAAGGTCACGCACGCAGTGGCTTTTCGACCAGTTTGAGGAGGAGCAGTGCCAGATCATCGTTCCGACTGTGGTCCTTGCAGAGTTCCTTGTCCCGCTGTCCGAACAGCGCCGTACCGAGATGTTGGGAGCAATGAGTGGTTCCTTTTTGCTCGCTCCCTTCGATGTTCGATGTGCGGCGATTGCGGCATCCCTCATTCCGAGTGCGCTCGACGGGCGGAAGAAGGGCGAAGCGAATAGCCGCCATAGCGTCAAGGTGGACGCCATGTTGGTGGCGACCGCCAAAGTGTGGAACGCCGGCAGAGTATACAGCAACGACACAAAGTGCAGAGAACTCGCTCAGCGCCTTGGTCTGGTTTCGCATGATCTGCCGAAGCAGCCAAGCAATCTATTTGGATACACGGACAAAGGCGTTCGCAAGCAGCAGCGTCGTATGCGAAAACCGGGTCGTCAGAGGCCCAAAGCCAAGTAGACGGTCTACCCGTGTAACGACTTCGCAGCCACCCCTCCCCATCCGCAGCCTCTGAGCGTTTCATCCGTCGGTAACTGACGGATGAACCATGTACTTCCACCTCTGGACAACCCTGGCCAGCTCGTGATCGAGTTGCGCTTTGTCCCTGCGCTGGACCGTGAAGACGCGGTGCAGGAGGCGTGGGTGGCGCACCTGGAGGGGCGTCCCGTTTCCACTGCCGTGAACACGTATGCCCAGCGGCAACGGCGGTATCGCAAACGCATGGCAATTCTCATCGACATGTACGAGGACAAGGGATGGCTGAGAC from Phycisphaerales bacterium encodes the following:
- a CDS encoding phage terminase large subunit family protein, with product MAIDPRQLKPAELCRLLNSTPLGEVISERQLHRHRTRAGYRIGDGKTVDLLRYTAWLVIERHARLAGEDAAADDAFDENADAARTRHLPESFTGRDIDALPEIVNPGRKEACRRNFRLFCETYFPQTFHLAWSPDHLKVIARIEQAVLEGGLFAMAMPRGSGKTSLCEIACLWALLYGHREFVSLIGSDEEHAGQMLESIKAELENSEALLHDFPEACFPIHCLDGIHQRAAGQLFEGSQTHIGWTAHEIVLPTVPGSLPSGGIIRVAGITGRIRGMKYKRPDGRSVRPSLVLIDDPQTDESARSPSQCATRERILAGAILGLAGPGKKIAGLMTLTVVRPDDLADRLLDRDKHPQWQGQRTKMVYSFPTREQLWAEYARLRAEGLRADEGITRATTFYGEHRDEMDEGAEVAWPDRFNHDELSAIQHAMNLRLQDEAAFWAEYQNEPLPESTALDEDLLTAEQIGAKLSGHERGEVPIGSSLLTMFIDVQAKALFWLIVAWEEDFTGNVIDYGTEPDQKDPHTYFTLRDIRRTLAAASPHAGLEGAVYAGLERLTDSMVGREWKRDDGAMVRIDRCLIDANWGQSSDVVYQFCRQSRHANLIMPSHGRYVGASSIPFSEYKRKRGDRVGLNWRIPVITGKRAVRHVVFDTNYWKSFVQARLAVPMGDPGCLALFGRTGGASNRTATNHQLLAEHLTSEYRVKTQGRGRTVDEWKLRVDGLDNHWLDCLVGCAVAASMQGAVLYGTDVQPAPRRRIRLSDLQGGRRR
- a CDS encoding type II toxin-antitoxin system VapC family toxin; its protein translation is MTKPPPIVAVDSMILAWSLREDGSEDQRSRTQWLFDQFEEEQCQIIVPTVVLAEFLVPLSEQRRTEMLGAMSGSFLLAPFDVRCAAIAASLIPSALDGRKKGEANSRHSVKVDAMLVATAKVWNAGRVYSNDTKCRELAQRLGLVSHDLPKQPSNLFGYTDKGVRKQQRRMRKPGRQRPKAK